Genomic segment of Streptomyces longhuiensis:
GCTCCCCTGACGCGATACAGCTACCCGCCGCTCGCCTCCGCACGCGCGGACGCCCGCGGCTGGGGAGAGGCGGCGGCCCGCGCCCTGGACGCGGTGATCGCCGTCGGCAGCGCGGCGCACGTGGAGCTGCCGCCCGCCCAGTTCGTGCCCCGCGCGTCGATCGGGCCCGCGCCCCGCGGGTGACGCGGGGACCGCACCCCCGCACGCAGGGACCAAGCACCGGTCGCGCTGGCGCCGACCGGAAATTCCGCTCGGCGACGAGGCCGCGCGTGAACAGTTCGGAGATCAATCATGCTGAGGAGAACGGCGTACGCGCTGCTCGTGCTCGCACTCGCGGGCACGGCGACAGCCTGCGGCCGGTCGGCTCCGGATCCGGCCGCCGCCGCTGACGCGCGCGGTCCGATCACGGTCTGGCTTTCCAACAACGCGCAAGAGGTCCAGTGGGGCAAGGCCATGGTCGCCTCGTGGAACGCGCGCCATCCCGACCAGCACGTGACCGCGCAGCAGATCCCGGCCGGCAAGACGTCCGAGGAGGCCATCAGCGCTTCGATCATCGCGGGGACGACGGCCTGTCTCGCCTTCAACACCTCGCCCGCGGCGGTGCCGACGTTCCAGAAGCAGAACGGGCTCGTGTCCCTCAGCGACTTCCCCGACGGCGAGAAGTACATCACCGAGCGCGGCGGCGCCCTCACGAACCAGTACCGGTCGACGGACGGCAAGTTCTACCAGCTGCCCTGGAAGAGCAACCCCGTCATGATCCTCTACAACAAGAAGCTCTTCGCGAAGGCCGGTCTGGATCCGGAGCACCCGAAGCTCGCGACGTACGAGGAGTTCCTCGACACGTCGCGCAAGCTCGTGCACAGCGGCGCCGCGAAGGCGGCGATCTGGCCGTCTCCCAGCAGCGACTTCTTCCAGCCCTGGTACGACTTCTACCCGGCCTTCGCCGCGCAGAGCGGCGGCAGCGCCGCTCTACCCGGCCTTCGCCGCGCAGAGCGGCGGCAGGCAGCTGATCGAGGACGGCAAGCCGCAGTTCGACTCGTCCGCGGGCCGCCAGGTAGCGGCGTTCTGGCGCAAGCTCTACGCCGAGAAGCTGGCGCCGCAGGAGGCCTACCCGGGCGATTCGCTCAACGACGGCAAGGCTGCGATGGCCACGGTCGGCCCCTGGGCGCTCGCCGCGTACAAGAACAGCGTGGACATCGGTGTCGCGCCGGTGCCGACCGCGGACGGCGGCTCGGACAAGCACTCGTTCAGCGACGAGAAGTCCGCGGCGATGTTCAGCTCCTGCAAGAACCGGGCCACGGCCTGGGACGTGCTCAAATTCGCGAGCTCCGCC
This window contains:
- a CDS encoding extracellular solute-binding protein; protein product: MEDGKPQFDSSAGRQVAAFWRKLYAEKLAPQEAYPGDSLNDGKAAMATVGPWALAAYKNSVDIGVAPVPTADGGSDKHSFSDEKSAAMFSSCKNRATAWDVLKFASSAGQDGKFLETTGQMPMREHLTEKYAGYFKAHPTYKAFADQAERVVEVPNVPGSIDIWQTFRDEWTKSVVFGRESTRAGLRNASSEITDLLNEYGDPS